One window from the genome of Hippocampus zosterae strain Florida chromosome 7, ASM2543408v3, whole genome shotgun sequence encodes:
- the cntd1 gene encoding cyclin N-terminal domain-containing protein 1, which produces MATNLGSPQRLRFRQASVEMLTDFLTNLNERNKDNLRSLSTGDGDFKDKRLFEYTLLMCQELRLDLAIAYHAVELLQRFMVKHITHLLTPGGSSAAEVKAHEDAVFEQIRGRFALIVFSCVQLASKLSLHSHIVDIVDINKAVRFLRSIGFDFSKQAILESELMVLKGLQFQLDPPNPLTYVEILLEVLGHNEPSAPVERLHQMCRHVLQFVSLQRDTFYDTLLSITAQTRKPTAEQREKFVPVTEDCMLLGVGVIATAAFILHIRDWEQVVQELSHITGISTTSIRDFTRVTLTLIVGTPRDGQ; this is translated from the exons ATGGCGACGAATCTAGGGAGTCCTCAAAGGTTAAGGTTTCGACAGGCCTCAGTGGAGATGCTGACGGACTTTCTCACCAATCTCAATGAGAGAAATAAAGATAACCTCCGCAGTTTGTCCACCGGCGACGGAGACTTCAAGGATAAAAGATTATTTG AATACACTTTGCTGATGTGTCAAGAGCTCCGACTTGACCTGGCTATTGCTTACCATGCCGTCGAATTACTTCAAAG GTTCATGGTCAAGCACATCACACATTTGCTGACACCCGGAGGTTCGAGCGCGGCCGAAGTGAAGGCCCACGAGGACGCTGTGTTCGAGCAGATCCGGGGGAGATTCGCCTTGATCGTGTTTTCCTGTGTGCAGCTAGCCAGCAAGTTGTCACTGCACAGCCAC ATCGTCGACATCGTCGACATCAACAAGGCCGTCCGCTTTCTGCGCTCGATCGGTTTCGACTTCTCCAAACAGGCCATTCTGGAATCGGAGCTGATGGTGCTGAAGGGGCTCCAATTTCAACTGGACCCGCCCAACCCTCTCACCTATGTGGAAATACTTCTGGAGGTGCTGG GCCACAATGAGCCGAGCGCCCCTGTGGAACGCCTGCACCAGATGTGCCGCCACGTGCTCCAGTTTGTCAGTTTGCAGCGAGACACTTTTTACGACACCCTGCTGAGCATCACCGCGCAAACCCGCAAACCTACCGCGGAGCAGAG AGAGAAGTTTGTGCCGGTGACAGAAGATTGCATGCTGCTAGGCGTGGGCGTCATCGCCACCGCCGCCTTCATCCTCCACATCAGAGACTGGGAGCAG GTGGTGCAAGAATTGAGCCACATCACGGGAATCTCCACCACCAGCATCAGAGATTTCACCCGCGTCACCCTCACGCTCATCGTTGGGACGCCCAGAGATGGCCAGTGA
- the LOC127604660 gene encoding cytochrome c oxidase assembly factor 3 homolog, mitochondrial — MADKTPKRSDAPFATRIDPSKEELSREQLHFIKQVELEQWRKKTQKMRARNVLTGVAIGALVLGIYGYTFYSVSQERIMDEMDEEAKRARAPRTGSN; from the exons ATGGCAGACAAGACACCGAAGCGATCTGACGCCCCGTTTGCGACCAGGATAGATCCGAGTAAAGAGGAACTGTCCCGGGAGCAGTTGCACTTCATCAAGCAGGTGGAACTGGAGCAGTGGAGGAAGAAGACACAGAAGATGCGTGCGCGTAACGTGCTGACTGGGGTCGCCATTGGAGCGCTAGTACTGGGCATCT ACGGCTACACGTTTTACTCTGTCTCCCAAGAGCGCATCATGGATGAGATGGACGAGGAGGCCAAGCGTGCCCGGGCGCCAAGGACAGGTTCCAACTAA